AGCGAAGCAGGAATAGCTTTATTTTTGGGGAATATTATGTATAGAATGAAAAAAAGAAAAGAGTTCATCTTCAAAAATGTTTTGCCCTTTCACATGATCTGGACAATATTCATCATCATCCCGTCCCTGGCTTTTTACGGAGCGTTATATTACTTTTTATTACATGGAGATTTCAATTTATCTTTTATAATCCTCTTTGCATTGCTGTACTTTGGAACCTGTTATGTACTATTGAAAGCACTTTCTGTAGAAGTTGCTATAGGATTTGATGAGCACTATCTTTATCTGAGAAAAGGAAAAAGGCTTCAGAAGTATGCTAAAGCTGATATTACAGGATTGTATGCCCATGATTATGAAACAGAAACACCGGAGCTGAAAAGCTCAAAAATCTACTTTACTTTCTCTCTGAAAAATAAGAAGAGTATCCATTTATATGACGTGGAGTATAAAAATCAATTTGAAGAAGAAAAAGGAGCCAAATTGAAAGAGTTTTTGAAAGAAATTCAGAGTGAACTGAAGTTTTCAAAGAGAGAAAGGAAAAATAATTATCAGAATATTTATTGGTACTCCGGTGATCAGCTTTAAACATCATTTGGAAGTCCCATCCTGTTCAGTTTAAAATCCAATAATAAGAGCTTTTTACTGCGCATATCTCTCCTGATGGTGGAATAATAGAGGTTCTGTTTCTGTTTTTAAATTGTTGTTAAATCGTTTATTATTAATTGTTTATATTTTGTTTTAAGTCCGGTGTCGTAGAATTACGACAAGAAATCGTAGAACTACTACAATTTTTCAGATTTCATGTCAAAAGCTTTTTTATCAGGATCAACCGTTTTATATTTGCTATATAATTATTGAACAACAAAATATTATTAACGATTAAAATTTACAATCATGGCAGAAAGAAACTCAAGAGGAATCTTAAAATTCAACAACGGCGAAGGACAGAAATTATTAAAAATGAACTACAGCGTATCGAGATCTACAGACGTATCCGGACGTGTAGCATCAGATCCTTCCAATGCATTGATCAAAGTTACAGTAGAAGCTACTGACAAATCAGACATCCTTGAAAGCTTACTGAACGGAAAATATAAGCCTACAGTAGGAGAAATCGTTTTCAACAAATCTCACGAAGAAGGAACACTGATCACCCTGAAATGGGAAAACGGATATGTGATTCAGCACGAAGTAGACTTCGACGCTATCGACAGCAACAGTATGCTGATCAGCTTCGTAATCAGTGCAGAAGGAATTGATTATGGAAACTCACGTTTCGATGGTTTATGGCCTGCAGCTGGTAAATAAACTATTTACACTTAAAAAAACTACCGGAACAGTATGCTCACAGAGTATACTGTTCTTTTTTATAATAATCTCCCAATATTGCCTCCCGATACCGAGGATATCCCGCAATCAATCTCCCGTACGCCGTGACTCCTCATACTTTCGCCGTTCCGAATCCCCTCCAAAACTAGCAACTTATCTTCCTATTTTCTTATATTTGTTCATTATAGATAATATGGACGCAACACAAGATAAAAGGCTGTTTCTCATCGATGCTTATGCGATGATTTTCAGAGGATATTACGCATTAATCAGGAATCCGAGATTGACCAGCAAAGGGCTGGACACCTCTGCCATTTTCGGTTTTACCAATTCTTTGATCGAATTGATCAGAAGAGAAAGACCAACCCATCTGGCAGTTGTTTTTGATGTAGGGCAGGCCAGTGTAAGAACAGATGATTTTTCAGATTACAAAGCCAACAGAAGTGAAACTCCTGAAGCCATCAAGATTGCTGTTCCATACATTCACAGGATCCTTGAAGCCATGCACATTCCGATTCTTGGAGTGGAAGGATATGAGGCGGATGATGTCATAGGAACGATTGCTTGTAAAGCGGAAAAAGAAGGCTATACCACTTTTATGGTGACACCGGATAAAGACTTTGCTCAATTGGTGACAGACAAAATCAAAATTTATAAACCGGGCTTAAAGGGTGGTGATATAGAAATTCTGGGCGTAGAAGAGGTAAAGGCAAAATATGAGATCGAAGATCCTAAGCAGGTCATAGACTTCCTTGCTATGATGGGAGATGCGGTGGATAATATTCCCGGTTTGGAAGGAGTAGGAGAAAAAACAGCAATGAAGTTCCTTAAAGAATTCGGAAGTATAGAAAACTTACTCGCC
This window of the Chryseobacterium arthrosphaerae genome carries:
- the tssD gene encoding type VI secretion system tube protein TssD, whose amino-acid sequence is MAERNSRGILKFNNGEGQKLLKMNYSVSRSTDVSGRVASDPSNALIKVTVEATDKSDILESLLNGKYKPTVGEIVFNKSHEEGTLITLKWENGYVIQHEVDFDAIDSNSMLISFVISAEGIDYGNSRFDGLWPAAGK